Proteins found in one Thermodesulfobacteriota bacterium genomic segment:
- a CDS encoding OmpA family protein, with protein MKRDKLLLVFPVLVLALLYFASCATPPPTQELADAEAAVAAAKEAGCPACAPEECAAAESALARGKALAGEFCSELEARRLLIDAKAKADEARAKCQQVEVPPPPETMGEVALNDIFFDFDKSNIRPDAEPVLQQNAEVLKNNPDVTVVIEGYADIRGTPEYNLRLAQRRADATKAYLVQLGVDPNRIQAIGKGETSKFAAGTTEEAYQLNRRSQFIPVQPGAMPGARIFFKFNEESKPTL; from the coding sequence ATGAAAAGGGATAAACTTCTTCTAGTTTTTCCCGTTTTGGTTCTTGCGTTACTTTATTTTGCTAGTTGTGCTACCCCTCCCCCGACCCAGGAGCTCGCTGATGCCGAGGCAGCGGTTGCGGCGGCGAAGGAAGCTGGATGCCCAGCCTGTGCACCCGAGGAATGTGCGGCGGCTGAAAGTGCTCTGGCACGGGGTAAAGCTCTTGCTGGTGAGTTCTGTAGCGAGCTAGAGGCCCGCAGGCTTCTTATTGACGCTAAGGCAAAGGCTGATGAGGCCAGAGCAAAATGTCAACAAGTAGAAGTTCCTCCTCCCCCTGAGACCATGGGTGAGGTTGCCCTTAACGATATATTCTTTGATTTTGATAAGTCCAATATTAGACCTGATGCAGAGCCGGTGCTTCAGCAGAACGCCGAGGTTCTGAAGAACAACCCGGACGTTACCGTCGTAATCGAGGGATATGCAGACATAAGAGGTACGCCGGAGTATAACTTAAGGCTCGCCCAGAGAAGGGCAGATGCTACAAAAGCGTACCTGGTTCAGCTAGGGGTTGATCCTAACAGGATACAAGCCATAGGAAAGGGTGAGACTTCAAAATTTGCTGCGGGTACTACCGAAGAAGCATATCAGCTTAACAGAAGGTCTCAATTCATTCCGGTACAGCCAGGGGCAATGCCAGGAGCAAGGATTTTCTTCAAGTTTAACGAGGAGAGCAAACCTACTCTATAA